The DNA sequence TCCCCATTATCCCCGCTTTGCACGTACAACGCGCGGAAAATCTTTCTCCTTCCATTGCAAAGGTGACCTGGTAGGTGCCCCCACTACTACTCTTTGCCGTCAGTGTTACCATCGTTTTGCGTCCCCCAACGAATAAGAGTTTTTACGGCGCGAAGTCGACCGTAAAAAGTATAGTTGAAATGAACCGCGCACGCTGCGTTGTTATTTGGAAATTTATCGGCTCAGTATAGTTGTATGGTTTGATTTTATATCATGAATTGATGGATATTCCAAGACGAAATGGTATAGGTAGGGAAGATTTCGAAACGGGTTGGCCCAAGAAACTGTCGGGATGGGCATCGTTATAAGCAGGAGGCCATGTCTGGTTCGGTACATTGAGCGACCGGACTCTATCGACCAGCTACATTCAGATTGCAGACCTTAACAGCCAAAGGGCCACTGTAGGATTCCCGCTTGGTTGTTTCCTTAGAAAAATAAATCTCTTTCAGGGCCTGAGACATGGTGCCGGAGATTGATCCTCCTTTGATCGGCACGCGTTTATCCCCATCAATCAGATACCCCACGCGAATCTCTCCGGAAAAGGCCCCGGTGACCGGATTGGGTTCAAAGGTAGAAAACTTAAGAAGGTAAAGCACCGGGGAAGGGGACATGAGGTCTTTCAGAGAATAATCCCCGGGTGAGACCACAACATTCGCAAAATCTCCGGTAGGTTCTATTCCCAGGTAATCGGCGTATCGTTTATTGGCAGTACGATTTCTGAAGATGTTATTCTCGATCACCAAAACCCTTTCAGAGGCCAGCCCATTTTCGTCAAAGGATTTGCTCTTCATGCTGCCCGGCAAAAAGGGGTCGCTTATGAGCGTGAGCCTCTCGCCTTTGGGGTTACTCATTATAGGCTCGTTTTCTTTAAACTGAGACCATCCCTGATAGGCGGCCAGGCCGCCGGCCTGGGCGATGAAATAATTAAAAAAGGTATCCAGGGCCTCTTCCGCAAATATCACATCATACAACCCCGTAGGCGGCGGCTCAGCCGTCAACAAATCCCGGGCATAGGCGGCATATTGATTCAGGGTGGGAGCCAACTTGAGGTCGGCATAAAGGCGGCAGCGCTTCAGGCCGTCGATCTCACCCTCTTTATCCTTATTCCCGGCCAGGAGGACAAAATCGAGCATGATTTTTGTCTCTTCACGCTTGGCTCGGAGGCCGGTAGAGTTGAGAAGTGTATATGTGCTTTCCGCCACGAATATCTCAGAAGAACTTAATTCGATTCCCGGATAGCTGAAAGTGATCAACTCCCCGTGAATCTGCTCAAGATAATATGCCGGATCAGATGCAACCTTTGCGTCAAAGGCCTTTACGGCGGAGTAGGCCTGTCCGGATTCGGGCAGGGAGAAGGGCCGGTTGGCAATCAGCCGGGCCATCTCCAGGGCGGATTCAATCTTCGGGCGCGGGAGATCGTCTCCGGTCAGCACAAAAGATGACTCTCCCAGAAAACTCTGACCATCTCTTTCGTACGTAAGATATACTTTTATCTGAAACTCTTCGCTCGTTACTTCCCGGATGTTTTCTACGTCCTGAAAGATAGTATAAAGCTGGGACTCACGGCGCTTCAGTTGGGTTACTTCCCACGCGGTCAGTTCTTTTACAGATGATAGGTAGTCGGCAATATCAGAAAGATACATTTTTATCCTTTCTCAAACCTTATACGTATCTTCATTAATTAGACTTATTTATTGAACTCTTTCGTCTCTGAGCGAAATTTGCTGAAGCAATGGGGTATCCATTCGAGAGCGAGCAGGAAGGGGAAAGTCCGCCTCAGGTGGAAAGGGGCAAAACATTCCCTACCTGCGAGCTCCGAAAGGGTCATTGCGAAAGTTATGGAGCGAAGAGATAAAAGAGTTCATCAGAAAAGTTCAATTATCCTAATCTCGCCTTCAGTCTCAAGTACGGCCCGCCGTCTGTTACTTTAACCCACTCCTTATGCCCCTTGCCGCACATACCCAGGCCCCCGATCTCTATTTTATCGCCAACCATGGTAATGGACTTGAGAAGTTCCGGGACATAGCCGGTTACGATGACCGGGCTGTAAACCTTGCCGGTCAGTCGGCCGTCGCGTATTTCCTCGGTATAGTATCCTTCGAGCTGAATGCCCCATCCCTTGGGATCTTCCATGCCGTTTGAGGGGTGGTCAAGAAAATAGCCGTAGGGGATATCTCGTACCATCTCCTCAAAGGAATTTCTTCCTGGGCCAAAATACGTATTGGTCATACGCGCATAGACCTTGTTCGTAAATGACTCACGCCTCCCGTTGGCCGTGCGGCGCAAGTTTAGCCGAAGGGCAGAGTTAAGGTCAGTCAGGCCGGATTTTAATATGCCGTTTTCAATTATCTGCGTTTCGCTCGCCGGTTGCCCCTCGTGGTCGAAGAAAAAAGAGGCGGCCTGGCCGGGGAGGGCAGGGGAATCGAACATGTTCACCAGAGGGGAGGCCACCTGTTTATTAATGTACTCGGCGCCTTTGGCCCTGCGTTTAAGAAACATATCTGTCTCCATGCCGTGGCCGAAGGCCTCGTGGGCAAACATGCCGGCAAACGCCGGAGAAAAAATACAGTCATAGTGGCCGGGATTAAGACGCTCCGCATAAAGGATGCGGGCACAATCCGTAATGAGCTTGTCGAGCTTTTCTTCAGGCAATGCCGCATGTTCGTAGCCGCCCTGATAGGCGTGTCCGGTATGGAGTTGGGAGGCCCTTTCACCATTACACATCACAACAAAGGCTACCGCCTGGGTTCTTTTCAGGTCCTGATAGAGCTTTTTGTGACGGTTCACGAAAAGTTCCCGTGTCCTCACAAAAAGGTATTGGCAAAGGGCGCTGGTTATCCGTTTATCGGCCCGTTCCACCCGGTCTTTGCAGGACCGGCAGAGGTCTATTTTCCGGGCAAGAGGAATATCTTCGTTTTTTATCTGACGCTGGACGTAAAATTCCTGGTCCGTCATTTCTCCAGGGTCGATTACAGGGCCATCGTAGCGAATCAGGTCTTCTGCTTTTTTGACGAGATCCTGCGCCGTCTTTTTCAGTATCTCCGGCCTAAGGTCGTTTGTCGCCGCTTCCATGAAATGACGTCCGGTGAAGACCGTGAACACTACCCCCCGCTGGGGAGGCAACGGCTCAGCCTTCTGTTCATGGGTCTCTACGGTGACCTTTTCTCCTTCCGTCTCCATAGCCAGGGCGGAGGCGTAAGGGACCTTTTTCTCCATGTCAAAGACGAGATCGGCCAATAGAAATTTAAGCGTCTTAATCATAATTACCATAATACTCAAAGGGCGGGCTGTTGCCAAGAGCAAAAAGCTTGTCCCTGATCTGCCATCAAGACATCATCTGCGGCGTTGCCTTCGATCGCTCCTCCTTGCGGCGTATTGCTCCATACGCCTCAGTCGTCGCTCCTCGGCGCCTTGCATCTAATATCTTGCCGGTGATCAGGAATACTCCATAACCGGATGATGTTAATCTTGATAGCTAAGCTAGACGGTGGATTTGGGTTGTAACGACTATTGTGCACATGCTATTATGGATCATCGTGAAAGAGTGTGGGTAACTTTCTCTTAAAATAAGACAGGCTTTTTATTATCCCCCCTTTAGCAAAGGGGGGCGAGGGGGGGGATTTGAAGGGCAATCAATTATAAAATCTCCACTAACCCCTCTTTTCCAAAGAGGGGAATAGAGAAGGGTAAAAAATTACCCGCTCGATTACGCGAAGCCCCGCTATTACAAATGCAAGAGGTAATAAATATGGTAAGAAAACCAGCCGTAGCCGGTCAATTTTATCCGGGGTCGGCGGCAGCCTTAGAAAGGGAAGTGCGGTCGTATCTGGTTCCGGGGGAGAAGAAGGAAGTCCTGGGGGTTATTTCCCCTCACGCCGGGTATATATACTCCGGCCACGTAGCCGGGGCGGTCTTTTCCCGTATAGCCGTTCCCGATGATGTGATTATATTAGGTCCCAACCACCGGGGCATGGGCGATTCTTATGCCGTGATGGCCGAGGGTACATGGCAGATGCCTAACGGCGAGGTCTCTATCAATAAGGAACTCGCTTCCCTGATACTTGGGCATTCACGCCATATTACAGTTGATTACCGCGCCCATGCTTATGAGCATTCACTGGAGGTGCAGGTTCCTTTTCTGCAGGCGTTAAATAAGGATTTCAGGCTGGTGCCAGTCGTCCTCGCCCATGCGGGCTGGGAGGTCTGCCGGGAGATCGGCGAATCTATAGCCAAGGCCATCAAGGATTACAGCCGGAAGGTGCTTATCGTGGCCAGTTCAGATATGACCCACTACGAGTCTGACAAGTCCGCCAGGCAGAAAGATAAGTTGGCGATTGACCGCATCCTGGCCCTTGATCCGCAGGGCCTTTTAGCCACAGTCCTTAAACACGATATCTCTATGTGCGGGGTTGTCCCGGCAACGATTACCCTGACAGCCTGCAAAGAGCTAGGGGCTACTCATGCTGAACTGGTTAAGTATGCCACCTCAGGTGATGTCAGTGGTGATTACCTGCAGGTGGTCGGGTACGCCGGACTTCACATAGAGTAACCCGGCGTTCAGCTCTCAGCCTAGGAGCAAAACCTTGGCAGAAATGGAATCCTTCGTTCCTTCGCTTCATGGCTTCCGCAGTGACCCTGTCGGGGTTCGCAGACGGAGAACACCTGAATCCTTCTCGCTCATCCTCGATGGGTTCCCTCCTGCTCCAGTAAATTTCGCTCAGGAACATCGGATTCCATAAAAGTGGGGAAAGTTCGGATGTAGTTACGCTTGCTAAAAACAAGAATGTTTATTACATTGGCGGGGTCTGCGGCCCCGTTTTATTTTTTAAGGCGGTTAATTAAGCAGGGAAGGAATCTATAATTATGTCTGAGGTACGCACGCGTTTTTCGCCCAGTCCAACTGGTTATCTCCACATTGGCGGGGCGCGCACCGCCCTGTTTAACTGGCTTTTCGCCCGGAGGCATGGCGGGACGTTTGTCCTGCGGATTGAAGACACAGATGTAGCCCGCTCTACAGAAGAGGCGACCCGGGCTATTCTGGACGGCCTTAAATGGCTGGGTATTGATTGGGACGAAGGCCCGTATTTCCAATCTCAGCGTCTGGATATCTATCAGTCTTACATTGACCGCCTTGTGTCGGAAGGAAAGGCATATTATTGTTCATGTTCGCCGGAGGAATTGGATGCCAGAAGGAAGGCCGCTATGGCCGAAGGGAGAAAGCCAAAATATGACGGCACCTGCCGTAATCGGCGTCTTGAGAAAGGACCGAATACCGTCGTCCGTTTTCGCGCCCCGGAGCACGGAACAACTGTAGTACATGATCTGGTAAAAGGGGCAACGGTTTTTGACAATGCAGAACTGGACGACCTGATTATACAGCGCAGCGACGGCATGCCCACTTACAACTTCGCCGTGGTGATAGACGACATCAGCATGGAGATTACCCATGTTATCCGGGGCGACGATCACCTGAATAATACCCCTCGTCAGATATTGCTCTATGAGGCCTTGGGCTGGCCGGCGCCGGAGTTTGCCCATGTGCCTATGATTCTGGGCGCAGATAAAAGCAGGCTCAGTAAACGCCACGGAGCCACCTCCGTACTGGCTTATAAAGAGATGGGCTACTTACCCCAGGCCATGCTTAACTATCTGACCCGGCTCGGCTGGTCTCATGGAGACCAGGAGATATTCTCGCGGGAAGAATTGATTGAAAAGTTTTCTTTAGAGAATGTGGGTAAGTCTGCGGGCATCTTTAACCCGGATAAACTTCTCTGGCTGAACGCCCATTATATTAAGGAAGAAGACCCGAATAGATTGGCCCGGCTTGTTCTCCCATTTCTGGAACAGCACGGCATTAAGGTGGAAGATGTGTCTTATCTGGCCAAGGCTATTCCTGCCCTGCAGCCGCGCAGCAAGACGCTGGTAGAGATGGCCGGGGGCATGCCCTTTTATTTTAAAGATGAATTGGACTATGAAGAAAAAGCCGCCCGGAAGTTTCTTACCCCGGACATTAAAGGACTCATGCAGCAGATTTTGGAAGAATTAAAAGGGCTTCCTCTCTTTCGACAGGAGGATATGGAGGCTACATTTGAACGTTTCTGCGCCGAAAAAGATATTAAATTTAAACAAATAGCCCAGCCCCTCCGGCTCATACTTACCGGCAAAACAGTAAGCCCGGGCCTGTTTGAGTTGATGGAAGTCCTCGGCCCGGAAAGGGTAGTAAAGCGCTTGGAGCGAGGCATTAAGTACCTCGCCTCTACGGTATGAGAGCGCCTGCCGCATTTTCTTGAAATCCGTATTAGGCCACCATTTAATCTTGACATGACCGGTTTTTTGTATATATTTGACAAGCTATGCATTTTTTATGTGTAGTTTTTAAGTCGCAGATATTACAGGATAAAAATTAGTAAATTATCTCTGATTCTTCCGGGACTCTGCGGCAATTTTAAGTTTTTAAAGGTCCGGCCTTGAAGATAAAGGTACATGACATCCCCCAGGAAGGGTTAAGCTGCCGTGTCGAATACGGGGGAGAGATTCTACAGGATATAACTCAGGTACAGGAGCCGATCGCGGTTAACATAAAGATTGAACGGATGGGACGCGATATCCGGGTCAGGGGCGATATTAAGGCCAGGCTATTACTTAACTGCAGTCGTTGCCTGGAGGATTTTGCATGGGCGCTGGCGGATGAATTCGATTTCCTGTTGATGTTACCCCCCGGAGAAAAGGGTTATCCCGAAATTGAGCTTTCACCTGAGGATATGGACGTCTCTTTTTTTGACGGGGAGACCGTGGATGTGGCGCAGATCGCGGCCGAGCAGATATTCTTGCAGATGCCTGTCAAACCTCTCTGTCATGAGGAGTGTAAGGGGCTGTGTCCGCATTGCGGCGTCAATCTGAATCTTATCTCATGTGACTGCCGGGCAGAGGCGACTTCCTCGGCATTTGAGACGTTGAGAGATATAACACTCAAGGATAGATCATAAAAATAAGGAGAATTTAATATGGGATTACCAAAAAGAAGACATTCAAAGTCAAGGAGGGGAAAACGGCGGGCCCAGCAGGGCTTGGCGTTGTCCGGTCTTTCTCTTTGCCCGCAGTGCCAGGAAACCAAGTTGCCGCACCGTGTTTGTCCTCACTGCGGCACTTATAAGGGCCGGACCTTAATCGAAGTAACCGAATAATAACTAGCTTCCATCCGGAAACTCTAAAATTCCGTATGGAGCACTCAGCAATCAGCGTTCAGCATGAAGTCGGTTCACCGTTCACTGTTGACCGTTTACCGAAAGAAAATTTCGGACAACGGTTAACGGATAACAAACAAGCTGATAGCTGAAAGCGTGAACCCGGAAACAGTGGTTTCCGGATGAACACTAACCATATAACCAACTATGATATGATAAGAGTAGCTGTTGATGCCATGGGGGGCGACCATGCCCCCACCGTGGTCATAGAAGGGGCCGCTCAGGCTGTAAAGGAAAGGCCTCTTTCCATCATTCTGGTTGGCCGGGAAGATCTATTAACTCAAGAAATTGAGCGTCTCGGGGCCGGATCGGGTCATTTTATCATACAAAATGCCGCAGAAGTTGTGGGCATGGATGAATCTCCTTCTGAGGCCTTAAAAAAGAAGAAGGATTCTTCTATCCGGGTGGCGTTTGAGATAGTGGGCCAGGGCCGGGCCGACGCAGCCGTCAGCGCCGGAAATTCCGGCGCCACGCTGGCTACGGCCAGTTTTGTGCTGGGAAGGCTGGAAGGGGTGGAACGGCCGGCTATTGCCGGTGTCCTTCCTACTCTAAAGGGACCGACGGTGATGATTGATGCCGGGGCCAATGTGGACTGTAAGCCCCATCATCTTCTCCAATTCGGTATAATGGGCACGGTGTTTTCTCAGGGTATTTTGGGGGTATCCAATCCGCGTGTAGGTCTGATGAGTATAGGCGAAGAGGGCGCCAAAGGAAATCTGGTGGTAAAAAAGGCGTATGGGCTTTTTTCCGCGAGTTCACTCAACTTTATAGGTAACGTGGAAGGAAGGGACGTCTTTAGAGGCGACGTAGATGTTATTGTCTGTGATGGTTTTGTCGGCAATGTCTCGTTGAAGTTAAGCGAAGGTCTGGCCGAGGCCATCAGTCTTATGCTCAGGGCCGAGATAGAAAAGAGCCTTTTTGCCAGGGCAGGTTATTTGTTATGTAGTAGCGCCTTCCGAAGGTTTAAGAAAAAGGTGGATTATGCAGAGTACGGAGGAGCCCCTCTTCTGGGTATAAATGGCATCGGAATTATTGCCCATGGCCGATCTTGTCCCAGGGCCATCAAGAATGCCATTTTGATGGCTGCTGAGTTTGTATCACAGAAGCTGAACGAACACCTCCTTTCCAATTTAAGAAACAGCGGTGACTTGCAGGCCCTGGGCAGGCGGCGGGTCGTATCTGACAGGTAACACAGGAACAGGAAAATCTGAGGAGAATTTTATTTTGGTACGCACGGTTATTGTCGGCACAGGTTGTCACTTACCGGCGAGGGTATTGACCAACCAGGATCTGGAAAAGATGGTCGATACCTCTGACGAATGGATTACTACGCGTTCGGGAATAAAAGAGCGCCGCATCTCCTCTAAGGATGAACCCTGTTCCTTCCTGGCCACGCAGGCGGCTAAGAAGGCCCTGGATATGGCCGGGATTAAGGCCGCAGAACTGGATATGATCATTGTCTGTACCCTTACGCCGGATATGCTCATGCCCACGGCCGCCTGTCTGGTACAGAAAAATCTTGGGGCAGAAAGGGCAGCGGCCTTTGACCTGTCTGCGGCGTGTTCCGGTTTTCTCTATGGTCTGGCTACCGCCGACAATTTTATCCGGAATAATATCAAGTTAAAAATACTGGTTATAGGGGCTGAGGTTCTCTCCTGTCGCGTCAATTGGAAGGATAGAAATACGAGTGTCCTTTTCGGGGATGGGGCCGGAGCAGTGGTGGTAACCGGTCGTAACGGAAAACGAGGTATCCTCTCCAACCATCTGCACGCCGACGGCGCTCTCTGGAAACTTTTACATATCCCGGGAGGCGGTTGCGTGTCGCCACCCTCCCGCCAGATGCTGGACGACAATCTGCAGTACATTCACATGCAGGGCCGTGATGTGTTTAAGCTGGCCGTAAGGGCCATGGAAGAATCCGCCCGGGAGGCCCTGGAGGCCAATAACTTATCTCCGCAGGATATAGACCTTTACATTCCTCATCAAGCCAATATACGAATTATTAACAGCATCGCTGAGCGCCTGCAACTGCCCAGGGAAAAGGTCTATGTTAATATCCATAAATATGGCAATACATCGGCCGCCACCGTTCCCATTGCCCTGGATGAGGCCAACCGTGAAGGGCGCATCAGGGAAGGAGATTTAATAATGCTCAATGCCTTCGGTGGAGGTTTTACCTGGGGGGCCTCGCTGATTAGATGGTGAAAGATATTAATGAAAGGGTGATTTTCTATGGATTATTTCCTGACTGATGAGCAGAAGATGATTGTGGATCTGGCGCGTAAGATAGCCGAAGAAAAGGTTGTGCCCGTGCGTGCGGAACTGGATGAAAAAGAGGAATTTCCCTGGAAGATAATGGAAGACCTAGCGAAGGCAGACCTCTTCGGAATCTATCTTCCGGAAAAATACGGTGGATTTGGCGGGGGATGCTTTGAAAACTGTCTGGCTGTGGAACAACTCGGGCGCGCCTGTATTGGCGTAGCCACAACCTTCGCCGCCAGCGCCCTGGGGGCCCTTCCCATCCTTTTCTTCGGCAGCGAAGAGCAAAAGCAGAAATATCTGCCGGAGATCGCCAGTGGCCGAAAATTGGCGGCCTTCGGCCTGACGGAGGCCGGGGCAGGAAGCGATGCCGGAGGTATCCGCACCACGGCGACGAAAGACGGCGACGCCTATATTCTAAATGGAACCAAGCAATGGATAACCAACGGCGGTGAGGCGGAAATCTATACGATAATCGCTCTAACGGATCGAGAAAAAGGGGCGCGGGGAGCAAGCGCCTTCATCGTAGAGAAAGGGGATGCCGGGTTTAGCTTCGGGAAAAAGGAAAAGAAGATGGGGCTTCGGGCCTCATCTACACGGGAACTTATATTTGACCATTGCCGCATCCCCAAAGGCCGGCTTATCGGCCGTGAAGGCATGGGCTTTATAATAGCCATGAAAATCCTTGATCTGGCCAGGCCGGGCATCGGATCCCTGTCCGTCGGCCTGGCGCAAGGGGCTTTGGATGCCGCTGTGCAATATGCCAAAGAGCGGGTGCAATTCGGTCATCCCATAATCTCGTTCCAGGCCGTGCAGCACATGCTGGCGGATATGGCTACCCAGACGGAGGCGGGCCGGGCCCTGGTCTATGCCGTAGCCAGATATATAGACAGTAACCCCAAAGATATAAGTAAGGTCTCGGCCATGGCCAAGCTCTTTCCCAGTGATGCGGCCATGCAGGTGACCACTGATGCGGTCCAGGTCTTTGGCGGCTATGGTTACATGAAGGACTATCCCGTGGAGAAGATGATGCGGGACGCCAAAATACTTCAGATTTATGAAGGAACCAACCAGATCCAACGCAGTGTCATTGGCCAGGCACTGAATAAGGAATATAGCCGCACTAAGTAAAGCTCAAAGCTGAAGGCTGAAAGCCAAAAAGAATGACAAAGTTCAAAGCTCGAAGTTCAAAACGTCACTGGTCATTGGTTAAGTTGGAGGATGGATCACTTTTACCAGTGACAAATGACTATTGACTAATGACTAGTTCCCGCCGCGCTGCGCGCGCCGGGAACGGTCTTCGGCGTATCCGGCTTAGGATTCAGAATTCGGGATTTACTTTAGGAGAAATATTAAATGGACATCGTAGTCTGCATAAAACAGGTTCCAAATTCGGCCCATGTCCGTATTGATCCTGAGACCAAAGCCCTGGTACGGGAGGGGGTAGAAAGCATTGTCAATCCCTATGACATGCACGCCCTCGAGGCCGGATTGAGTCTTAAGGAACGTTATGGAGGAAAGGTAACGGTATTAACCATGGGCCCGCCCCAGGCTGAAACGGCGCTCAGGGAGGCCCTTTCCTGTGGCGCTGATGAGGCCGTGCTCCTTTCCGATCGGGCCTTTGCCGGTTCTGATACCTGGGCTACTACCTATATCCTATCTCTGGGCATTGAAAAGATCGGCCATTTTGATTTGATTATTTGCGGAAAACAGGCTATAGATGGGGACACAGCTCAGGTCGGCCCCGGTCTCGCTGAGCGTTTAAATCTTCCTTATGTTACCTATGTGCGGCGGATAGAATTCGTGGAAAACGGCGCCATGCGTGTGCAAAGGCTGATGGACAGTGGATACGACGTGCTTGACCTGCCCCTGCCGGCCCTTTTAACCGTGGTCAAAGAGATCAACGAGCCTCGTCTTCCTACGCTTAAGGCCAAGATAAGGGCCAAGAATCAGCAGATTCCCGTTTATGGGGCCAAAGAGCTTGGCGCTGATGAAAAGAAGATCGGTCTGGCTGGATCATTTACCGAGGTAACCGAGATTTTTGCCCCGAAATGGGATAGAAAGCGCCTGATGATCGAAGGCCCGGTCGAGGAACAGGTAGAGATTTTGCTTAAAAATATTAAACAGATTAGGTATTAAATATCAATATATGAGCATAAGAATAGACCAGGATAAATGCACCGGTTGCGGAACTTGCGTTGAATCCTGCCCCTATGAGGCTATTACCCTGGAAAATGGCATAGCCAGAGTCGGCGATGCCTGTGTCCTTTGTGGAATCTGTGCGGATAACTGTGAGGCCGGAGCTATTGTTATTGAACGGGCCCGGGATATGGCCGGGGAAGACCTTAAGTCCTACCGTGGCGTGTGCATTTTTGCCGAGCAGGGATATGGAAAGATGCACTCCGTCTCCTATGAACTTCTTGGTGTCGGTCGGCGCTTGGCTGACGATTTGGGGGTAGAATTAGTCGCAGTCCTGTTGGGTCACAATGTCACGAATATGGCGGATGAACTGGCCGCCTATGGAGCTGATAAGATATATGTGATCGATCATCCGGAGCTGGCCTGTTACAGCGACGATGCCTATGGCAATGTCCTGGTGGATGTCATCCGGCAGTGTCGGCCGGAGATCTTCCTGGGAGGGGCTACAGCTATCGGCCGTTCGCTTATTCCCCGCGTGGCTACCATGCTCGGCGTCGGCCTTACTGCAGATTGCACAGAACTGTCTATACGTAAGGAAGACCGGTTATTGCTCCAGACCCGGCCAGCCTTTGGCGGGAATGTTATGGCTACCATTGTCTGCCCCAGATCGCGGCCCCAGATGGCCACGGTCCGGCCCAAGGTGATGAAGAAGGGGGATTACACCCCCGGTCGGAGGGCCGAAGTCATTTCTGTTACTCCCGGTTCGGACCGGGTGCGTTCCCGTGTACGCCTGGTAAATTCGGTTAAGGAAGAGACCGATCTGGTCAATGTGGCGGAGGCTGATGTTATAGTCACCGGGGGAAGGGGCCTGAAAAACGCGGAAAATTTTGCCTTGCTGCACGAACTGGCCAGACAACTGGCCGGCGCTGTTGGAGCCACACGGGCCGCAGTGGATGAGGGATGGATATCTTATGCCCATCAAATAGGACAGACAGGGAAGACCGTCAGTCCCAAGCTTTATATCGCCTGCGGGGTGTCGGGAGCGGTACAGCATTTGGTAGGTATGCAATCTTCAGATATCATCGTGGCTATTAACAGTGATCCTGGCGCCCCTATTTTTGATGTAGCTACCTATGGGATAGTCGGGGACCTCTTTGAGATTATTCCGGCGTTAACCAAGAGACTTAAGGAGTCATCAAGCTCATGAGCTTCCAGGGGAAGGTGGCGATAGTCACGGGTGGATCAAGAGGTATCGGCCGGGCCATAGCCCTGCGTCTGGGAGGCCTCGGCGCAAGGGTGCTCATAAATTATACGGCCAATGA is a window from the Desulfovibrionales bacterium genome containing:
- a CDS encoding metallopeptidase TldD-related protein, encoding MYLSDIADYLSSVKELTAWEVTQLKRRESQLYTIFQDVENIREVTSEEFQIKVYLTYERDGQSFLGESSFVLTGDDLPRPKIESALEMARLIANRPFSLPESGQAYSAVKAFDAKVASDPAYYLEQIHGELITFSYPGIELSSSEIFVAESTYTLLNSTGLRAKREETKIMLDFVLLAGNKDKEGEIDGLKRCRLYADLKLAPTLNQYAAYARDLLTAEPPPTGLYDVIFAEEALDTFFNYFIAQAGGLAAYQGWSQFKENEPIMSNPKGERLTLISDPFLPGSMKSKSFDENGLASERVLVIENNIFRNRTANKRYADYLGIEPTGDFANVVVSPGDYSLKDLMSPSPVLYLLKFSTFEPNPVTGAFSGEIRVGYLIDGDKRVPIKGGSISGTMSQALKEIYFSKETTKRESYSGPLAVKVCNLNVAGR
- a CDS encoding TldD/PmbA family protein, which translates into the protein MVIMIKTLKFLLADLVFDMEKKVPYASALAMETEGEKVTVETHEQKAEPLPPQRGVVFTVFTGRHFMEAATNDLRPEILKKTAQDLVKKAEDLIRYDGPVIDPGEMTDQEFYVQRQIKNEDIPLARKIDLCRSCKDRVERADKRITSALCQYLFVRTRELFVNRHKKLYQDLKRTQAVAFVVMCNGERASQLHTGHAYQGGYEHAALPEEKLDKLITDCARILYAERLNPGHYDCIFSPAFAGMFAHEAFGHGMETDMFLKRRAKGAEYINKQVASPLVNMFDSPALPGQAASFFFDHEGQPASETQIIENGILKSGLTDLNSALRLNLRRTANGRRESFTNKVYARMTNTYFGPGRNSFEEMVRDIPYGYFLDHPSNGMEDPKGWGIQLEGYYTEEIRDGRLTGKVYSPVIVTGYVPELLKSITMVGDKIEIGGLGMCGKGHKEWVKVTDGGPYLRLKARLG
- the amrB gene encoding AmmeMemoRadiSam system protein B; this encodes MVRKPAVAGQFYPGSAAALEREVRSYLVPGEKKEVLGVISPHAGYIYSGHVAGAVFSRIAVPDDVIILGPNHRGMGDSYAVMAEGTWQMPNGEVSINKELASLILGHSRHITVDYRAHAYEHSLEVQVPFLQALNKDFRLVPVVLAHAGWEVCREIGESIAKAIKDYSRKVLIVASSDMTHYESDKSARQKDKLAIDRILALDPQGLLATVLKHDISMCGVVPATITLTACKELGATHAELVKYATSGDVSGDYLQVVGYAGLHIE
- the gltX gene encoding glutamate--tRNA ligase — its product is MSEVRTRFSPSPTGYLHIGGARTALFNWLFARRHGGTFVLRIEDTDVARSTEEATRAILDGLKWLGIDWDEGPYFQSQRLDIYQSYIDRLVSEGKAYYCSCSPEELDARRKAAMAEGRKPKYDGTCRNRRLEKGPNTVVRFRAPEHGTTVVHDLVKGATVFDNAELDDLIIQRSDGMPTYNFAVVIDDISMEITHVIRGDDHLNNTPRQILLYEALGWPAPEFAHVPMILGADKSRLSKRHGATSVLAYKEMGYLPQAMLNYLTRLGWSHGDQEIFSREELIEKFSLENVGKSAGIFNPDKLLWLNAHYIKEEDPNRLARLVLPFLEQHGIKVEDVSYLAKAIPALQPRSKTLVEMAGGMPFYFKDELDYEEKAARKFLTPDIKGLMQQILEELKGLPLFRQEDMEATFERFCAEKDIKFKQIAQPLRLILTGKTVSPGLFELMEVLGPERVVKRLERGIKYLASTV
- a CDS encoding DUF177 domain-containing protein; its protein translation is MKIKVHDIPQEGLSCRVEYGGEILQDITQVQEPIAVNIKIERMGRDIRVRGDIKARLLLNCSRCLEDFAWALADEFDFLLMLPPGEKGYPEIELSPEDMDVSFFDGETVDVAQIAAEQIFLQMPVKPLCHEECKGLCPHCGVNLNLISCDCRAEATSSAFETLRDITLKDRS
- the rpmF gene encoding 50S ribosomal protein L32 gives rise to the protein MGLPKRRHSKSRRGKRRAQQGLALSGLSLCPQCQETKLPHRVCPHCGTYKGRTLIEVTE
- the plsX gene encoding phosphate acyltransferase PlsX; translation: MNTNHITNYDMIRVAVDAMGGDHAPTVVIEGAAQAVKERPLSIILVGREDLLTQEIERLGAGSGHFIIQNAAEVVGMDESPSEALKKKKDSSIRVAFEIVGQGRADAAVSAGNSGATLATASFVLGRLEGVERPAIAGVLPTLKGPTVMIDAGANVDCKPHHLLQFGIMGTVFSQGILGVSNPRVGLMSIGEEGAKGNLVVKKAYGLFSASSLNFIGNVEGRDVFRGDVDVIVCDGFVGNVSLKLSEGLAEAISLMLRAEIEKSLFARAGYLLCSSAFRRFKKKVDYAEYGGAPLLGINGIGIIAHGRSCPRAIKNAILMAAEFVSQKLNEHLLSNLRNSGDLQALGRRRVVSDR
- a CDS encoding ketoacyl-ACP synthase III, which encodes MVRTVIVGTGCHLPARVLTNQDLEKMVDTSDEWITTRSGIKERRISSKDEPCSFLATQAAKKALDMAGIKAAELDMIIVCTLTPDMLMPTAACLVQKNLGAERAAAFDLSAACSGFLYGLATADNFIRNNIKLKILVIGAEVLSCRVNWKDRNTSVLFGDGAGAVVVTGRNGKRGILSNHLHADGALWKLLHIPGGGCVSPPSRQMLDDNLQYIHMQGRDVFKLAVRAMEESAREALEANNLSPQDIDLYIPHQANIRIINSIAERLQLPREKVYVNIHKYGNTSAATVPIALDEANREGRIREGDLIMLNAFGGGFTWGASLIRW